From Mya arenaria isolate MELC-2E11 chromosome 12, ASM2691426v1, the proteins below share one genomic window:
- the LOC128210922 gene encoding uncharacterized protein LOC128210922, which translates to MAEGQVPYSRGATASNAERLLPALPRGFCQHCRGACVSIADGLVPALPRGYCQHCRGSSVNIAEGLVPAMPRAFASITEGLVPAMPRVFASIAKGLVSALPKGYCQHCRGASASIAEGLVQLPKGLCQNCRGASASDAERLLSALPGI; encoded by the coding sequence ATGGCCGAGGGGCAAGTACCTTATAGCCGAGGGGCAACTGCCAGCAATGCCGAGAGGCTACTACCAGCATTGCCGAGGGGCTTTTGTCAGCATTGCCGAGGGGCTTGTGTCAGTATTGCCGATGGGCTAGTGCCAGCATTGCCGAGGGGCTACTGTCAGCACTGCCGAGGCTCTAGTGTCAACATTGCCGAGGGGCTAGTGCCAGCAATGCCGAGGGCCTTCGCCAGCATTACCGAGGGGCTAGTGCCAGCAATGCCGAGGGTCTTCGCCAGCATTGCCAAGGGTCTAGTGTCAGCATTACCGAAGGGCTACTGCCAGCATTGCCGAGGGGCTAGTGCCAGCATTGCCGAGGGGCTAGTCCAATTGCCGAAGGGCTTGTGCCAGAATTGCCGAGGGGCTAGTGCGAGCGATGCTGAGAGGCTACTGTCAGCATTGCCGGGGATCTAG